In Oncorhynchus tshawytscha isolate Ot180627B linkage group LG28, Otsh_v2.0, whole genome shotgun sequence, a genomic segment contains:
- the LOC112226994 gene encoding cyclin-Y isoform X5 has product MEYNPSDHPRASTIFLSKSQTDVELSSKSVREKRKSLFINHLTHIDESKHGSTRRKHSSCSTIFLDDNTVSQPNLKFTIKCVSLAIYYHIKNRDTDGGMRQDIFDEKLHPLSKSEVPSDYDKHDPEQKQIYRFIRTLFSAAQLTAECAIVTLVYVERLLTYAEIDIGPENWKRMVLGAILLASKVWDDQAVWNVDYCQILKDITVEDMNELERQFLELLQFNINVPSSVYAKYYFDLRSLSETNNLSFPLEPLSRDKAQRLEAISRLCDDKYKDARRAAKKRSASVDNLVGVRWVPAILS; this is encoded by the exons ATGGAGTACAACCCCTCTGACCATCCTCGGGCCAGCACAATATTCCTCAGCAAATCTCAGACGGATG TGGAGTTGTCCAGCAAAAGTG TGCGTGAAAAAAGAAAGAGCCTCTTCATCAATCAT TTAACACACATTGATGAGTCAAAG CATGGATCAACTAGAAGAAAACACAGCTCCTGTTCCACCATCTTCCTGGATGACAACACAGTCAGTCAGCCCAATCTTAAATTCACCATTAAATG TGTATCTCTTGCAATATATTACCATATCAAGAATAG GGACACAGATGGAGGAATGCGGCAAGATATTTTTGACGAGAAGCTTCACCCTCTCTCG AAATCTGAAGTGCCGTCTGACTATGACAAACACGACCCCGAGCAgaaacagatctaccgcttcatCCGGACGCTGTTCAGCGCTGCTCAGCTCACTGCAGAATGTGCCATTGTTACACTG GTGTATGTTGAGAGGCTGCTGACGTATGCAGAGATAGACATTGGCCCAGAGAACTGGAAGCGTATGGTACTGGGAGCCATTCTGCTGGCCTCTAAGGTCTGGGATGACCAGGCTGTTTGGAACGTAGACTACTGCCAGATCCTCAAAGACATCACCGTGGAGGACAT GAACGAGCTGGAGCGTCAGTTTCTGGAGCTTTTGCAGTTCAACATCAACGTTCCATCAAGTGTTTATGCCAAGTATTACTTTGACCTGCGCTCACTGTCAGAGACCAACAACCTGAGCTTCCCTCTGGAGCCCCTGAGCCGGGACAAAGCCCAGAGACTAGAG GCGATCTCAAGGTTATGTGACGACAAGTACAAGGATGCCAGGAGAGCTGCCAAGAAGCGCTCAGCGAGCGTGGACAATCTGGTCGGGGTGCGATGGGTCCCTGCCATCCTTTCCTAA
- the LOC112226994 gene encoding cyclin-Y isoform X7, whose amino-acid sequence MEYNPSDHPRASTIFLSKSQTDVREKRKSLFINHHGSTRRKHSSCSTIFLDDNTVSQPNLKFTIKCVSLAIYYHIKNRDTDGGMRQDIFDEKLHPLSKSEVPSDYDKHDPEQKQIYRFIRTLFSAAQLTAECAIVTLVYVERLLTYAEIDIGPENWKRMVLGAILLASKVWDDQAVWNVDYCQILKDITVEDMNELERQFLELLQFNINVPSSVYAKYYFDLRSLSETNNLSFPLEPLSRDKAQRLEAISRLCDDKYKDARRAAKKRSASVDNLVGVRWVPAILS is encoded by the exons ATGGAGTACAACCCCTCTGACCATCCTCGGGCCAGCACAATATTCCTCAGCAAATCTCAGACGGATG TGCGTGAAAAAAGAAAGAGCCTCTTCATCAATCAT CATGGATCAACTAGAAGAAAACACAGCTCCTGTTCCACCATCTTCCTGGATGACAACACAGTCAGTCAGCCCAATCTTAAATTCACCATTAAATG TGTATCTCTTGCAATATATTACCATATCAAGAATAG GGACACAGATGGAGGAATGCGGCAAGATATTTTTGACGAGAAGCTTCACCCTCTCTCG AAATCTGAAGTGCCGTCTGACTATGACAAACACGACCCCGAGCAgaaacagatctaccgcttcatCCGGACGCTGTTCAGCGCTGCTCAGCTCACTGCAGAATGTGCCATTGTTACACTG GTGTATGTTGAGAGGCTGCTGACGTATGCAGAGATAGACATTGGCCCAGAGAACTGGAAGCGTATGGTACTGGGAGCCATTCTGCTGGCCTCTAAGGTCTGGGATGACCAGGCTGTTTGGAACGTAGACTACTGCCAGATCCTCAAAGACATCACCGTGGAGGACAT GAACGAGCTGGAGCGTCAGTTTCTGGAGCTTTTGCAGTTCAACATCAACGTTCCATCAAGTGTTTATGCCAAGTATTACTTTGACCTGCGCTCACTGTCAGAGACCAACAACCTGAGCTTCCCTCTGGAGCCCCTGAGCCGGGACAAAGCCCAGAGACTAGAG GCGATCTCAAGGTTATGTGACGACAAGTACAAGGATGCCAGGAGAGCTGCCAAGAAGCGCTCAGCGAGCGTGGACAATCTGGTCGGGGTGCGATGGGTCCCTGCCATCCTTTCCTAA
- the LOC112226994 gene encoding cyclin-Y isoform X6, with protein sequence MEYNPSDHPRASTIFLSKSQTDVREKRKSLFINHLTHIDESKHGSTRRKHSSCSTIFLDDNTVSQPNLKFTIKCVSLAIYYHIKNRDTDGGMRQDIFDEKLHPLSKSEVPSDYDKHDPEQKQIYRFIRTLFSAAQLTAECAIVTLVYVERLLTYAEIDIGPENWKRMVLGAILLASKVWDDQAVWNVDYCQILKDITVEDMNELERQFLELLQFNINVPSSVYAKYYFDLRSLSETNNLSFPLEPLSRDKAQRLEAISRLCDDKYKDARRAAKKRSASVDNLVGVRWVPAILS encoded by the exons ATGGAGTACAACCCCTCTGACCATCCTCGGGCCAGCACAATATTCCTCAGCAAATCTCAGACGGATG TGCGTGAAAAAAGAAAGAGCCTCTTCATCAATCAT TTAACACACATTGATGAGTCAAAG CATGGATCAACTAGAAGAAAACACAGCTCCTGTTCCACCATCTTCCTGGATGACAACACAGTCAGTCAGCCCAATCTTAAATTCACCATTAAATG TGTATCTCTTGCAATATATTACCATATCAAGAATAG GGACACAGATGGAGGAATGCGGCAAGATATTTTTGACGAGAAGCTTCACCCTCTCTCG AAATCTGAAGTGCCGTCTGACTATGACAAACACGACCCCGAGCAgaaacagatctaccgcttcatCCGGACGCTGTTCAGCGCTGCTCAGCTCACTGCAGAATGTGCCATTGTTACACTG GTGTATGTTGAGAGGCTGCTGACGTATGCAGAGATAGACATTGGCCCAGAGAACTGGAAGCGTATGGTACTGGGAGCCATTCTGCTGGCCTCTAAGGTCTGGGATGACCAGGCTGTTTGGAACGTAGACTACTGCCAGATCCTCAAAGACATCACCGTGGAGGACAT GAACGAGCTGGAGCGTCAGTTTCTGGAGCTTTTGCAGTTCAACATCAACGTTCCATCAAGTGTTTATGCCAAGTATTACTTTGACCTGCGCTCACTGTCAGAGACCAACAACCTGAGCTTCCCTCTGGAGCCCCTGAGCCGGGACAAAGCCCAGAGACTAGAG GCGATCTCAAGGTTATGTGACGACAAGTACAAGGATGCCAGGAGAGCTGCCAAGAAGCGCTCAGCGAGCGTGGACAATCTGGTCGGGGTGCGATGGGTCCCTGCCATCCTTTCCTAA